One genomic segment of Culturomica massiliensis includes these proteins:
- a CDS encoding SusF/SusE family outer membrane protein translates to MKKILFFLALVVSVSFLTACDDDNEYLLGDPESITPKIEVPAGSMLIQTEQGAEIEIKADLANPSGLESVHIACTALGMDDLIVIDGKTYALAKKYTVPANVQKGMYFVTVTLNSANKLTVSSDIKVMVGMKDTEKPALLLHTDLTATYPAEFDFEATLSDNIGLAKVELICEAETSVNYTEELSGVSRFDFVRKIQLPYSFPSKQVVLQLRLTDLAGLVTEENFTVKVNVYPNTLYIVGDASDAGWTTKDGIALTKVSDGVFAGIVKLKATGGWKFIANNGVDTWNPAWGIGDASDATGGQLNGDGGAGNIPAPAEEGFYTVTADFTTMTYKVEKLEALEKIGNLYLVGNMNGWDNTDKGFMAYRDDNELTNGVYTYTGFFKKQDGGEGCYFKFCPEEYLGSWDHMYYAGADGELKNGNGDPAFFVPVEGYYTVTIDLLNMTWTLEALTETPTEYTKIGLMGAYNSWDVAREAFMTQSAYDKHMWTTELELPAGEIKFRADSNWDIAWGNGPVPYGKGDMTPATPNINIPEAGTYQIRFNDITGHYVFLKK, encoded by the coding sequence ATGAAGAAGATATTATTTTTTCTGGCGTTGGTTGTCTCCGTAAGCTTTCTGACAGCTTGTGACGATGATAACGAATACCTGTTGGGAGATCCGGAAAGTATTACGCCTAAAATTGAAGTTCCGGCCGGTTCTATGCTGATTCAGACGGAGCAAGGAGCAGAAATCGAAATTAAAGCGGATTTGGCCAATCCGTCCGGGTTGGAATCGGTTCATATAGCCTGTACTGCTTTGGGTATGGATGATCTGATTGTTATAGACGGTAAAACATATGCTTTGGCAAAGAAATACACGGTTCCTGCCAATGTGCAGAAAGGAATGTATTTTGTTACGGTTACATTGAATAGTGCGAATAAATTGACGGTTAGCAGTGACATTAAGGTGATGGTCGGAATGAAAGACACTGAAAAGCCGGCACTCCTGTTACATACAGACCTGACCGCGACTTATCCTGCAGAATTCGATTTTGAGGCGACATTGAGTGATAATATCGGCTTGGCGAAAGTAGAATTGATTTGTGAGGCTGAGACATCGGTAAATTATACCGAAGAATTATCCGGAGTCAGCCGGTTCGATTTTGTCCGTAAAATTCAGTTGCCATACAGCTTTCCTTCAAAGCAGGTGGTATTGCAATTGCGATTGACCGATTTGGCGGGTTTGGTAACGGAAGAAAACTTTACTGTAAAAGTCAATGTTTATCCAAATACCTTATATATTGTCGGAGATGCTTCGGATGCCGGTTGGACGACAAAAGACGGCATTGCTTTAACAAAAGTTTCCGACGGTGTATTTGCCGGAATTGTGAAGTTAAAGGCAACCGGCGGTTGGAAATTTATAGCTAATAACGGTGTGGATACCTGGAATCCGGCTTGGGGAATCGGAGATGCTTCGGATGCTACCGGTGGGCAATTGAACGGTGACGGCGGTGCCGGTAATATTCCGGCTCCGGCAGAAGAAGGTTTCTATACGGTGACAGCCGATTTTACGACGATGACTTATAAGGTTGAAAAATTGGAAGCGCTGGAGAAAATCGGAAATCTTTATCTCGTTGGAAATATGAACGGCTGGGATAATACCGATAAAGGTTTTATGGCTTACCGGGACGACAATGAGTTGACAAACGGGGTTTATACCTATACCGGTTTCTTTAAAAAGCAGGATGGAGGAGAAGGTTGTTATTTTAAGTTCTGCCCGGAAGAATATCTCGGTTCATGGGATCATATGTACTATGCCGGAGCTGACGGAGAGTTGAAAAACGGTAACGGAGACCCCGCATTTTTTGTACCGGTTGAAGGATATTATACCGTTACGATCGATTTACTGAATATGACATGGACGCTTGAGGCTTTGACCGAAACACCGACCGAGTATACCAAAATCGGTCTGATGGGCGCTTATAACAGTTGGGATGTGGCTCGGGAGGCTTTTATGACTCAAAGTGCTTATGATAAGCATATGTGGACGACCGAATTGGAATTGCCTGCCGGAGAAATTAAATTCCGTGCCGATAGTAATTGGGATATTGCCTGGGGGAATGGTCCGGTGCCTTACGGTAAAGGAGATATGACACCTGCAACTCCGAATATTAATATTCCGGAAGCCGGAACTTATCAAATCCGTTTTAACGATATAACAGGCCATTACGTTTTCTTGAAGAAATAA
- a CDS encoding DUF5004 domain-containing protein has product MKKLNYILMVLFAGLVFTACDDDDYSLGAPSDKTKALIGTWNVKSVTLTDEAGTKKEMDITPYFNFDSYKVTFNEDKSFSIESSSMTPNFVGLLSGTWSYDDAEAPLLINLTEGTVSSQFTLAAPPREGTNLRIKFIRKSEDKAIVSYRYELTKN; this is encoded by the coding sequence ATGAAAAAACTCAATTATATATTGATGGTATTGTTTGCAGGCCTGGTATTTACGGCTTGCGATGATGACGATTACAGTTTGGGTGCTCCTTCCGATAAGACTAAAGCTCTTATCGGTACCTGGAATGTAAAATCCGTAACACTGACCGATGAGGCCGGTACGAAGAAAGAAATGGATATTACGCCTTATTTTAATTTCGACAGTTATAAAGTAACATTCAATGAGGATAAAAGTTTTTCTATCGAAAGCAGCAGTATGACGCCCAATTTTGTCGGTCTTTTATCCGGCACCTGGAGTTATGATGATGCAGAGGCTCCTTTGTTGATTAATCTGACGGAAGGAACTGTCAGCTCACAGTTTACATTGGCGGCACCTCCCAGAGAAGGGACGAATTTGAGAATAAAGTTTATCCGTAAATCCGAGGATAAAGCCATTGTCAGTTATCGTTATGAGCTGACTAAAAATTGA
- a CDS encoding RagB/SusD family nutrient uptake outer membrane protein, with translation MKFTKLFIIALGASMSFTACDNMGFLEIKPDNLVLTKDTVTSPEHLQKFMVDAYSSVRSTGFMGGEMFVAQDVLAGDGATLKGEFNWSQILSYSMNLFNEVGRHAWDETYSCINKANFAAFSSTADGILAKADPAVKTQLEADACFIRGLGFFHLVRIFGLPYDETTKDVDQMGIPLRKRGTASMNDAFVTVQRSSVGVTYEQIVSDLKFAAANLPANRTWDCGFATRDIANAVLAKVYFFMGNMEEAEKAAALVIDKYDLDTDPTAKFARASKGTATQEVIFMIPSTGKSNDSWGAIKGMYRTDDPAKGDAQWMASNDLFEQFAADDKRGEIFYMTKDGIHYTTKFDYDNMDCIIMGENELLLIYAEAAAKINLSKAIASLQKIEQRAYGSVKTSNQATAATVIANAQKERRLELALQGERLHEMKRLHMKVKSYDWNSNRLLFQIPDSEQNGNPDIKLN, from the coding sequence ATGAAATTTACAAAACTATTTATAATAGCATTGGGAGCCAGCATGTCGTTTACGGCTTGTGACAACATGGGGTTTCTGGAAATCAAACCGGATAATTTGGTTTTAACCAAAGATACGGTGACTTCACCGGAACATCTTCAGAAATTTATGGTGGATGCTTATAGCTCTGTCCGGTCCACCGGTTTTATGGGGGGAGAGATGTTTGTGGCTCAGGATGTATTGGCCGGAGACGGAGCAACGCTGAAAGGAGAGTTCAACTGGTCACAGATTTTGAGTTATAGTATGAACTTGTTTAATGAAGTCGGACGTCATGCCTGGGATGAAACATATAGTTGTATTAATAAAGCCAATTTTGCGGCATTCAGCAGTACGGCCGATGGTATATTGGCAAAAGCCGATCCGGCAGTAAAGACACAATTGGAAGCCGATGCTTGTTTTATTCGGGGATTGGGATTTTTCCATCTGGTACGGATTTTCGGATTACCTTATGACGAAACGACAAAAGATGTGGATCAGATGGGTATTCCCTTACGGAAAAGAGGTACGGCCAGCATGAACGATGCTTTTGTGACCGTTCAGCGTTCCAGTGTCGGGGTTACTTACGAACAGATTGTCTCGGACCTGAAGTTTGCTGCGGCTAATTTACCGGCAAACCGGACCTGGGATTGCGGTTTCGCTACCCGTGATATCGCTAATGCCGTATTGGCCAAGGTGTATTTCTTTATGGGGAATATGGAAGAGGCTGAAAAAGCGGCAGCTCTGGTCATCGATAAATATGATTTGGATACCGATCCTACGGCTAAGTTTGCCCGGGCTTCCAAAGGCACGGCTACGCAGGAAGTTATATTTATGATTCCGAGTACGGGGAAAAGCAATGACTCCTGGGGAGCGATCAAAGGTATGTATCGTACCGACGATCCAGCCAAAGGAGATGCTCAATGGATGGCTTCCAACGATTTGTTCGAGCAGTTTGCCGCCGATGATAAGCGTGGGGAGATATTTTATATGACAAAAGACGGAATACATTATACGACGAAGTTCGATTATGATAATATGGATTGTATTATCATGGGCGAGAATGAATTATTGTTGATTTATGCTGAGGCTGCCGCTAAGATTAATTTGTCGAAAGCTATTGCTTCTTTGCAGAAAATTGAGCAACGGGCATACGGTAGCGTGAAGACGTCTAATCAGGCTACTGCCGCTACGGTGATTGCCAATGCGCAAAAGGAAAGAAGACTGGAACTGGCCTTGCAGGGAGAGCGTTTGCATGAAATGAAACGCTTGCATATGAAAGTGAAGAGTTACGATTGGAATTCCAACCGTTTGTTATTCCAGATTCCGGATTCAGAGCAGAACGGTAACCCCGACATTAAGTTGAATTGA
- a CDS encoding SusC/RagA family TonB-linked outer membrane protein: MKYVNMKVKLLFVLCMLLSVSAFAQQRVLTGKVTDTKGETLPGVSILIKGTSTGTATDFEGNFSLNVENGNVLEFSFVGYKPQAVTITDQKTLHVVMQEDVEQLDEVVVIGYGTQNKREVTGSVSKIGGDEVLKIPTSSFDATLQGRASGVQVVQTSGMAGAGAAIRVRGIASITAGGDPLYVIDGMPIQQNSGERIGASNTNPLATINPNDIESIDILKDASATAIYGSRGANGVVLITTKRGKKGKPVFNVNYRTSLSTITKKLDMLNTREYLGLLLEGYENDAIYGGQEYNGRPSLLGGLSWEQAMQNDTDWQDALLRTGWSNFVDFSVQQGNDRLKTYFGLSASNENSFIKENSFKRLSSRLNLDYNVTKKFTTGINASYTYTDETYVPVGWDGGIGTAWSKALPYFPIYNEDGTYFKFPDGTNPVAEIHNRQSKTRTSRVMGSLYLNYEILEGLSIRAEGNIDFSERNRYALTTSVLTTTPSSNKNYDRNMNWNAKALANYSFDLGEAHRFKVMVGTEFMKSETDYRYHNVTFEPGKEDWLYKDPTLPTESSANKKGTSPTQAYSFVSFFGRLNYTLLDRYLLTATYRRDGSSRFGANNKFGDFPAASVGWIISEENFMNPVKDVLSLLKLKVGYGMTGNAEIPNYAQWGTTSIDPNQMYYIVNNDKLNPGNFNLWYISGLANPDLKWEKTNTFDVGLEFGFLNNRITGEIGYYNKQSKDLFLNVRTSTSSGWGSILKNLGKVENKGFEFNIKSRNIIKKDFTWTTDFNIAHNVNKVKDIGNAGPDALAGNGDTRVMVGKPIGVNYLVKTLGIDPADGMPMYQMLDESGKAIGVTKEYNADRDRQAVGHPYPDYIGGLDNNFTYKNWDFGFLFTFQIGGNIYDDAEKFQMNNLGAWNLKTKALDRWQKPGDRTDVNRATIKGSIEASRNTTEYLYDASFLRLKSVSLGYNLPQSLVKRMHLQNVRLSFSGTNLFCWTKYKGLDPEIFRDMENQQQRNLSMNVTYLTVPQARNFTFNLSITF, translated from the coding sequence ATGAAGTACGTAAATATGAAAGTAAAATTACTTTTTGTTTTGTGCATGCTGCTATCCGTTAGTGCGTTTGCCCAACAAAGAGTATTGACCGGTAAAGTTACGGACACCAAAGGAGAGACCTTGCCCGGTGTCAGTATTTTGATTAAAGGGACTTCCACCGGTACGGCAACGGATTTTGAAGGAAACTTTTCTTTAAATGTCGAAAACGGTAACGTTTTAGAATTTTCTTTTGTGGGGTATAAACCTCAGGCTGTAACAATCACGGATCAGAAAACCTTACATGTCGTGATGCAGGAAGATGTGGAACAATTGGACGAAGTCGTTGTCATCGGTTATGGAACTCAGAATAAGCGGGAAGTGACCGGATCTGTTTCTAAAATCGGAGGAGATGAGGTGTTGAAAATACCGACTTCTTCATTCGATGCTACTTTACAAGGCCGTGCTTCCGGTGTGCAAGTCGTTCAGACTTCCGGTATGGCCGGAGCCGGTGCAGCTATTCGTGTACGCGGTATCGCTTCCATTACTGCCGGAGGTGATCCGTTGTATGTGATCGACGGTATGCCTATCCAGCAGAATTCCGGAGAGCGTATCGGAGCATCGAATACCAATCCGCTGGCCACTATCAACCCGAATGATATTGAGAGTATCGATATTTTGAAAGATGCTTCTGCAACAGCTATTTACGGTTCCCGCGGTGCAAATGGGGTCGTATTGATCACGACGAAAAGAGGTAAAAAGGGGAAACCTGTATTTAATGTAAATTACCGGACCAGTTTATCTACGATTACAAAGAAGCTGGATATGCTGAATACCAGAGAGTATCTGGGTTTGTTGCTGGAAGGTTATGAAAACGATGCCATTTACGGTGGTCAGGAGTATAACGGACGTCCTTCTTTGTTGGGAGGTCTGAGCTGGGAACAGGCGATGCAAAACGATACCGATTGGCAAGACGCTCTTTTGCGGACAGGATGGTCCAATTTTGTGGATTTTTCCGTTCAGCAGGGAAATGATAGATTAAAAACTTATTTCGGCCTTTCGGCAAGTAATGAAAACTCATTTATTAAAGAAAATAGCTTCAAACGCTTGAGTTCCCGTTTGAATCTGGATTATAACGTAACCAAAAAATTTACGACAGGTATCAATGCGTCTTATACGTATACGGATGAAACGTATGTACCGGTGGGTTGGGACGGAGGTATAGGAACTGCCTGGTCCAAAGCTTTACCCTATTTCCCGATATACAACGAGGATGGAACTTATTTTAAATTCCCCGACGGAACGAATCCGGTGGCGGAAATCCATAACCGTCAATCAAAAACCCGTACATCCAGAGTGATGGGTAGCCTTTATCTGAATTATGAGATATTGGAAGGCTTGTCTATACGTGCCGAAGGAAATATCGATTTTTCCGAACGTAACAGATATGCTTTGACGACATCCGTGTTGACGACAACGCCTTCTTCAAATAAGAATTACGACCGGAACATGAATTGGAATGCTAAAGCTTTGGCCAATTACAGTTTTGATTTGGGCGAAGCTCATCGTTTTAAGGTAATGGTCGGTACTGAATTTATGAAATCCGAAACCGATTACAGGTATCACAATGTGACATTCGAACCGGGTAAGGAAGACTGGTTGTATAAAGATCCGACTTTACCGACAGAGAGTTCGGCAAATAAAAAGGGAACGAGTCCTACCCAGGCCTATTCGTTCGTGTCTTTCTTCGGCCGTTTGAATTATACGCTTCTGGATCGTTACCTGTTAACGGCCACTTATCGTCGGGACGGTTCTTCCCGTTTCGGTGCCAACAATAAGTTCGGTGATTTTCCGGCAGCTTCGGTAGGTTGGATTATCAGTGAGGAAAATTTTATGAATCCGGTGAAAGACGTATTGAGTTTGTTAAAGTTGAAAGTGGGTTATGGTATGACCGGTAATGCCGAGATTCCGAACTATGCACAATGGGGTACGACGAGTATCGATCCGAATCAGATGTATTACATTGTGAATAACGATAAACTGAATCCGGGTAATTTTAATCTGTGGTATATCAGCGGACTGGCGAATCCGGATTTGAAATGGGAAAAAACAAATACATTCGATGTAGGGTTGGAGTTCGGTTTCTTAAACAACCGGATTACCGGAGAGATCGGTTATTACAACAAACAATCCAAGGATTTGTTCCTGAATGTCCGGACGTCCACGTCTTCGGGTTGGGGAAGTATATTGAAAAATCTGGGAAAAGTAGAAAATAAAGGTTTCGAATTCAATATCAAATCCCGGAATATTATAAAGAAAGATTTTACATGGACGACAGATTTCAACATTGCACACAATGTCAATAAAGTAAAGGATATCGGAAATGCCGGTCCGGATGCTTTGGCCGGAAACGGGGATACCCGTGTTATGGTCGGCAAGCCTATCGGAGTCAACTATTTGGTGAAGACTTTGGGTATCGATCCGGCAGACGGAATGCCGATGTATCAGATGTTGGATGAAAGCGGCAAGGCTATCGGAGTAACCAAAGAATATAATGCCGACCGCGACCGTCAGGCTGTAGGACACCCTTATCCGGATTATATCGGTGGATTGGATAACAATTTCACGTATAAAAACTGGGATTTCGGATTCTTGTTTACCTTCCAGATCGGCGGTAATATTTACGATGATGCCGAAAAATTCCAGATGAACAATCTCGGTGCCTGGAATCTGAAGACAAAAGCTTTGGATCGTTGGCAGAAACCGGGTGACCGCACTGATGTGAACCGGGCGACAATCAAAGGATCGATAGAGGCTTCCCGGAATACGACGGAATATTTGTACGATGCTTCTTTCCTGCGCCTGAAATCCGTTTCTTTGGGTTACAATCTTCCGCAGTCTTTGGTTAAACGGATGCATTTGCAGAATGTACGTCTTTCTTTTTCCGGAACGAACCTGTTCTGTTGGACAAAATATAAAGGCTTGGATCCTGAAATTTTCCGGGATATGGAAAATCAACAGCAGAGAAACCTCAGTATGAACGTCACTTATCTGACGGTTCCGCAAGCCCGCAATTTTACGTTTAACCTGAGTATAACGTTCTAA
- a CDS encoding SusC/RagA family TonB-linked outer membrane protein translates to MKYGNTMRNLLFVLCMLLSVSAFAQQRVLTGRVTDKQGEPIPGVSIIIKGTSTGTATDFEGNYNLKVQTGNILEFSFIGYKTQTITIAGQTTLNIVLQEDVEQLDEVVVIGYGTVKKNDATGSVVAIKADELNRAAVTSPQQMLQGKVTGVQIIPGDGGPGSGATIRIRGAASLTASNDPLIVIDGVPVSNDAAPGMANALSTINPNDIESFTVLKDASATAIYGSRASNGVIIITTKKGKGNKINLSYNGSFSIVTNSETVPVMGADEFREFITGIYPAGTTNGDKITNLLGTAKTDWQDLIFRNAFAHDHNISAYGNVNNILPYRASIGYTNEEGTLETSKYERGTFDISVSPKLLDEHLTLNLNAKGVVIKNRFADGGAVNAAAFFNPTQPAYFYNEDGSINKNLTNGYWNWMNSIDPVISPNALATVSPLSQLYDYSNTNTVHRFIGNAQLDYKVHGFEALRANLNIGMDITSTDGKKGARPGSMQAWKDSENLGIGQYSKYTNFRRNQLLEFYLNFNKEFGVHRIDLMAGYSWQHFYSSDHSVSYFNETHEQKGDDYNYPFNRTEHYLISFFGRLNYSLMGKYLFTFTLRDDASSRFSEDNRWGLFPSAAIAWNLSEEDFIKNIDPISSAKLRVGWGKTGQQEINSGDYPYLARYSLSTDQYHMYNMGNAGYIYKLTPQAYDPNIKWETTETWNAGLDLGFFNNRITASVDLYKRKTSDLLNTVTVPMGSNFSNTVLTNVGNMENKGVEIALNFIPVQTKDWNLSVGLNGTFQKIEFTKLTGSNDPNYYVGIGSISKGTGGYLQRHMVGSAPYTFYLYQQAYDSRGHAIQNALVDRDGDGVITSADRYMTNKSPNPDFFYGINLKLSYKNWDFGFNGHGSVGNWMFNDFYSSNSTANIDFASNTLSNYATTVKKTGFTQANVTEQWYSDMFLENASFFRLDDVNLGYTFRNIAKREGFNIRVAASVQNVFVITDYSGMDPEGTGVGGIDNNIWPRPRTYSLRLNVNF, encoded by the coding sequence ATGAAGTACGGAAACACAATGAGAAACTTACTCTTTGTTTTGTGCATGCTGCTATCCGTTAGTGCGTTTGCCCAACAAAGAGTATTGACCGGTAGAGTCACTGACAAGCAAGGTGAGCCTATACCGGGTGTAAGTATTATAATCAAAGGAACTTCCACCGGTACGGCAACGGATTTTGAAGGTAATTACAACCTAAAAGTCCAGACAGGTAATATTCTGGAATTTTCTTTTATCGGCTACAAGACACAAACGATTACAATTGCCGGCCAAACGACCTTAAACATTGTATTACAAGAAGATGTAGAACAATTGGACGAAGTCGTTGTCATCGGCTACGGTACTGTAAAAAAGAATGATGCTACCGGTTCGGTCGTAGCGATTAAAGCCGATGAATTAAACCGGGCTGCGGTAACTTCTCCGCAACAAATGTTACAAGGGAAAGTAACGGGTGTTCAGATCATCCCCGGCGACGGAGGCCCCGGTTCGGGAGCAACTATCCGTATCCGTGGAGCAGCTTCTTTGACAGCTTCCAACGATCCGCTTATTGTTATCGACGGTGTCCCCGTATCCAACGATGCAGCACCGGGAATGGCCAATGCATTGTCTACCATTAATCCGAACGATATCGAATCGTTTACTGTATTAAAGGATGCATCAGCAACAGCAATTTACGGTTCAAGAGCATCCAACGGTGTGATCATTATCACCACAAAAAAAGGAAAAGGAAATAAGATCAACTTAAGCTACAACGGTAGTTTTAGCATTGTTACCAATAGTGAAACCGTGCCGGTAATGGGAGCCGATGAATTCCGGGAATTTATAACCGGAATATATCCGGCAGGAACGACAAACGGAGATAAGATTACCAATTTACTCGGAACAGCAAAAACGGACTGGCAGGACTTAATTTTCCGTAATGCTTTTGCACACGACCACAATATCAGTGCCTATGGTAATGTGAATAACATATTACCTTACCGGGCTTCTATCGGTTATACCAATGAAGAAGGAACTTTAGAGACATCCAAATACGAACGCGGAACATTTGATATCAGTGTTTCGCCCAAATTACTCGACGAACATTTGACTCTTAATCTGAATGCCAAAGGGGTGGTCATTAAAAACCGTTTTGCTGACGGCGGTGCCGTAAATGCAGCAGCATTCTTCAATCCGACACAACCGGCTTATTTTTACAACGAAGACGGAAGTATCAACAAAAACCTGACAAATGGTTACTGGAACTGGATGAACAGCATCGATCCGGTCATTTCTCCGAATGCTTTAGCCACAGTCAGTCCGCTTTCACAATTGTATGACTACAGCAATACCAATACGGTACATCGTTTTATCGGAAATGCCCAACTGGATTATAAAGTTCACGGTTTCGAAGCGTTAAGGGCAAATTTAAATATCGGAATGGACATTACCTCTACCGACGGTAAGAAAGGGGCACGCCCCGGTTCTATGCAAGCCTGGAAGGATTCGGAAAACCTGGGTATCGGACAGTACAGCAAATACACCAATTTCCGCCGGAATCAATTGTTGGAATTCTACCTGAATTTCAATAAAGAATTCGGAGTACACCGTATCGATCTGATGGCCGGTTATTCCTGGCAGCATTTTTATTCTTCCGATCATTCGGTAAGTTATTTCAACGAAACGCACGAACAAAAAGGAGACGATTATAACTATCCGTTCAATCGGACGGAACATTATCTGATTTCGTTCTTCGGACGTCTAAATTATTCATTGATGGGGAAATACCTGTTTACATTCACTTTACGTGACGACGCCTCTTCCCGCTTCTCTGAAGACAACCGTTGGGGTTTGTTCCCGTCGGCAGCCATAGCCTGGAATTTGAGCGAAGAAGATTTCATCAAAAACATAGATCCGATTTCTTCAGCTAAACTACGTGTCGGCTGGGGTAAAACCGGACAACAGGAAATCAATTCCGGAGACTATCCTTATCTGGCCCGTTATTCTTTATCTACTGACCAGTACCATATGTATAACATGGGAAATGCCGGATATATTTACAAATTGACCCCGCAGGCCTACGATCCGAATATCAAATGGGAAACGACAGAAACCTGGAACGCCGGTTTAGACCTGGGCTTTTTTAACAATCGTATTACAGCCAGTGTCGACCTGTACAAACGGAAAACATCCGACCTGTTGAATACGGTAACCGTACCTATGGGCTCTAACTTCTCCAATACGGTATTGACCAATGTGGGTAATATGGAAAATAAAGGTGTGGAAATCGCGTTGAATTTTATCCCGGTACAAACGAAAGATTGGAATTTAAGTGTCGGTTTGAACGGTACTTTCCAAAAAATCGAATTTACAAAACTGACCGGTAGCAACGATCCGAATTACTACGTAGGTATCGGAAGTATCAGCAAGGGAACCGGCGGTTATCTGCAACGTCACATGGTAGGTTCGGCTCCTTATACATTCTACCTGTATCAGCAAGCTTATGACAGCAGAGGACATGCCATACAGAACGCTCTTGTCGACCGTGACGGTGACGGTGTGATCACTTCTGCTGACCGTTATATGACAAACAAATCACCGAATCCGGATTTCTTCTACGGTATAAACCTGAAACTCTCCTATAAAAACTGGGATTTCGGCTTTAACGGACACGGTTCTGTCGGTAACTGGATGTTCAATGACTTTTATTCTTCCAACTCGACGGCAAATATAGACTTTGCTTCGAATACGCTTTCCAATTATGCAACTACGGTAAAGAAAACCGGTTTTACACAGGCCAACGTAACCGAACAATGGTATTCGGATATGTTCCTGGAAAATGCCAGTTTCTTCCGTCTGGATGATGTGAATCTGGGTTATACGTTCCGGAACATCGCCAAACGGGAAGGCTTCAATATCCGGGTCGCAGCTTCCGTACAAAATGTATTTGTGATTACCGACTACAGCGGTATGGATCCGGAAGGCACAGGTGTAGGCGGTATCGATAACAATATTTGGCCGCGTCCGAGAACCTATTCATTGCGTCTGAATGTTAATTTCTAA